A region from the Lysobacter sp. BMK333-48F3 genome encodes:
- a CDS encoding GlsB/YeaQ/YmgE family stress response membrane protein, whose amino-acid sequence MLGGIVYTIIIGAVIGVLARFFKPGADPMGWILTILLGIAGAYIGSLLYAGGGLIGLIVSVICAIVLLFLYEIIRAKASSK is encoded by the coding sequence ATGCTCGGCGGCATCGTGTACACCATCATCATCGGCGCGGTCATCGGCGTGCTCGCACGCTTCTTCAAACCCGGCGCCGATCCGATGGGCTGGATCCTGACCATCCTGCTCGGCATCGCCGGCGCCTATATCGGCAGCCTGCTCTACGCCGGCGGCGGGCTGATCGGCCTGATCGTGTCGGTGATCTGCGCGATCGTGCTGTTGTTCCTGTACGAGATCATTCGGGCCAAGGCTTCGTCCAAGTAA
- the cysN gene encoding sulfate adenylyltransferase subunit CysN encodes MKPGFGIGDSGLVEAERGDVEAESVGGEVLAFADPESRIADPVADEVADYLRQHERKSLLRFITCGSVDDGKSTLIGRLLHDTKRLFDDQLAALSADSRRHGTRNGEIDFALLVDGLAAEREQGITIDVAYRFFDSARRKFIVADCPGHEQYTRNMATGASTADLAVVLVDARKGLLTQTRRHSYIVSLLGIRHVLLAVNKMDLVDFDREVFERIAGEYRELAAQLGIEHVQAVPLSALEGDNLIQRSPATPWYDGPSVLEHLETVDTARTEAELGLRLPVQWVNRPHQDFRGFAGTIAAGEVRPGDEIVALPSGRRSRVQRIVTADGDLYYARAGQAVTLTLEDELDISRGDVIAAGDRPAEVADQFAAHLLWMDGNALLPGRSYWLKIGARTVGASVTEIKHKIDVNSQAQLAAKHLELNEVAAVNLGLDQPIAFEAYRDNRELGSFILIDRQSNATVAAGTLDFALRRAGNLHWHPVDVDKAARARSKHQKPRCVWFTGLSGSGKSTIANLVDKQLHALGHHTFVLDGDNVRHGLNKDLGFTDEDRVENIRRVAEVAKLMTDAGLIVLVSFISPFRAERRLARDLFEDGEFVEVFVDTPLQEAERRDVKGLYAKARAGRIPNFTGIDSPYEIPEAPELRLPTLEQDAQALAQRVIDYLR; translated from the coding sequence ATGAAGCCGGGATTCGGGATTGGGGATTCGGGATTGGTCGAGGCGGAGCGCGGCGACGTGGAAGCGGAATCGGTAGGCGGGGAGGTTCTGGCTTTCGCCGATCCCGAATCCCGAATCGCCGATCCCGTCGCCGACGAAGTCGCCGACTACCTGCGCCAGCACGAGCGCAAGAGCCTGCTGCGCTTCATCACCTGCGGCAGCGTCGACGACGGCAAGAGCACCCTGATCGGGCGCCTGCTGCACGACACCAAGCGCCTGTTCGACGACCAACTGGCCGCGCTCAGCGCCGACAGCCGGCGCCACGGCACCCGCAACGGCGAGATCGACTTCGCCCTGCTGGTCGACGGCCTCGCCGCCGAGCGCGAGCAGGGCATCACCATCGACGTGGCCTACCGCTTCTTCGATAGCGCGCGGCGCAAGTTCATCGTCGCCGACTGCCCCGGACACGAGCAGTACACCCGCAACATGGCCACCGGCGCCTCCACCGCCGACCTGGCCGTGGTCCTGGTCGACGCGCGCAAGGGCCTGCTGACCCAGACCCGCCGGCACAGCTACATCGTGTCCCTGCTCGGGATCCGCCACGTGCTGCTGGCGGTCAACAAGATGGACCTGGTCGATTTCGACCGCGAGGTGTTCGAACGCATCGCCGGCGAATACCGCGAGCTCGCCGCCCAGCTCGGCATCGAGCACGTGCAGGCGGTGCCGCTGTCGGCGCTGGAGGGCGACAACCTGATCCAGCGCTCGCCGGCCACGCCGTGGTACGACGGCCCGAGCGTGCTCGAACATCTGGAAACCGTCGACACCGCGCGCACCGAAGCCGAACTCGGCCTGCGCCTGCCGGTGCAGTGGGTCAACCGCCCGCACCAGGATTTCCGCGGCTTCGCCGGCACCATCGCCGCCGGCGAGGTGCGTCCGGGCGATGAGATCGTGGCCCTGCCGTCGGGCCGCCGCTCGCGGGTGCAGCGCATCGTCACCGCCGACGGCGACCTGTACTACGCCCGCGCCGGCCAGGCGGTCACCCTGACCCTGGAAGACGAACTCGACATCAGCCGCGGCGACGTCATCGCCGCCGGCGACCGGCCGGCGGAAGTGGCCGACCAGTTCGCCGCGCACCTGCTGTGGATGGACGGCAACGCCTTGCTGCCCGGTCGTTCCTATTGGCTGAAGATCGGCGCGCGCACGGTCGGCGCCAGCGTCACCGAGATCAAGCACAAGATCGACGTCAACAGCCAGGCCCAGCTCGCCGCCAAGCACCTGGAGCTCAACGAGGTCGCGGCGGTCAACCTGGGCCTGGACCAGCCGATCGCGTTCGAGGCCTACCGCGACAACCGCGAGCTCGGCAGCTTCATCCTGATCGATCGCCAGAGCAACGCCACCGTCGCCGCCGGCACCCTGGATTTCGCCCTGCGCCGCGCCGGCAACCTGCACTGGCACCCGGTCGACGTCGACAAGGCCGCGCGCGCCCGCAGCAAGCACCAGAAACCGCGCTGCGTCTGGTTCACCGGCCTGTCCGGCTCGGGCAAATCGACCATCGCCAACCTGGTCGACAAGCAACTGCACGCGCTCGGCCATCACACCTTCGTGCTCGACGGCGACAACGTCCGCCACGGCCTCAACAAGGACCTGGGCTTCACCGACGAGGACCGGGTCGAGAACATCCGCCGCGTCGCCGAAGTCGCCAAGCTGATGACCGACGCCGGCCTGATCGTGCTGGTCAGCTTCATCTCGCCGTTCCGCGCCGAGCGCCGGCTGGCGCGCGACCTGTTCGAGGACGGCGAATTCGTCGAGGTGTTCGTCGACACCCCGCTGCAGGAAGCCGAGCGCCGCGACGTCAAGGGCCTGTACGCCAAGGCCCGCGCCGGCCGCATTCCCAACTTCACCGGCATCGATTCGCCCTACGAGATCCCCGAAGCCCCCGAACTGCGCCTGCCGACCCTGGAGCAGGACGCGCAGGCGCTGGCGCAGCGTGTGATCGACTATCTGCGGTGA
- the cysD gene encoding sulfate adenylyltransferase subunit CysD — MAARTLSHLDRLEAESIHILREVAAEFRNPVMLYSVGKDSSVLLHLLLKAFYPARPPIPLLHVDTGWKFGEMIAFRDRRAAETGVDLRVHVNPDGLAQGVGPISHGAAVHTDVMKTQGLKQALDWNRFDAAIGGARRDEEKSRAKERIFSFRNPQHRWDPKNQRPELWSLYNTRIHGGESVRVFPISNWTELDVWLYIYRERIPVPSLYFAAQRPVVERDGSLILVDDERLPLREGEVPQQRKVRFRTLGCYPLTGAIESEADTLEAIIAEMLVATTSERQGRVIDHDPSASMERKKQEGYF, encoded by the coding sequence CTGGCGGCGCGCACGCTGAGCCATCTCGACCGGCTCGAGGCCGAAAGCATCCACATCCTGCGCGAGGTCGCCGCGGAGTTCCGCAATCCGGTGATGCTGTACTCGGTCGGCAAGGACAGTTCGGTGCTGCTGCACCTGCTGCTCAAGGCGTTCTATCCGGCGCGCCCGCCGATCCCCCTGCTGCACGTCGACACCGGCTGGAAGTTCGGCGAGATGATCGCGTTCCGCGACCGCCGCGCCGCCGAAACCGGGGTCGACCTGCGCGTGCACGTCAACCCCGACGGCCTGGCCCAGGGCGTCGGCCCGATCAGCCACGGCGCCGCCGTGCATACCGACGTGATGAAGACCCAGGGCCTGAAGCAGGCGCTGGACTGGAACCGCTTCGACGCCGCGATCGGCGGCGCGCGCCGCGACGAAGAGAAGTCGCGGGCCAAGGAGCGGATCTTCTCGTTCCGCAATCCGCAGCACCGCTGGGACCCGAAGAACCAGCGACCGGAGCTGTGGAGCCTGTACAACACCCGCATCCACGGCGGCGAAAGCGTGCGCGTGTTTCCGATCTCGAACTGGACCGAGCTCGACGTGTGGCTGTACATCTACCGCGAGCGCATTCCGGTACCGTCGCTGTACTTCGCCGCGCAGCGCCCGGTGGTGGAGCGCGACGGCAGCCTGATCCTGGTCGACGACGAGCGCCTGCCGTTGCGCGAGGGCGAAGTGCCGCAGCAACGCAAGGTGCGTTTCCGCACCCTGGGCTGCTATCCGCTGACCGGCGCGATCGAATCCGAGGCCGACACGCTGGAGGCGATCATCGCCGAGATGCTGGTCGCGACCACCTCCGAACGCCAGGGCCGGGTCATCGACCACGATCCGTCGGCGTCGATGGAGCGCAAGAAACAGGAAGGGTATTTCTGA
- a CDS encoding assimilatory sulfite reductase (NADPH) flavoprotein subunit, with protein sequence MSAPALLATPLPADRLDSLARLTDGLDKDSLWWLSGYAAGLARAGGGLAAAAQAPLAETRSGERLSIVYGSQTGNAKRLAEQLAGQAEAAGLNVRLLRADAYPTRELKNERLLYLVVSTQGDGDPPDDARGLVEFIAGKRAPELKQLGYAVLGLGDSSYPQFCAIGLKLDARLAELGANRLFARGDADLDIETVAAPWLQQALAQAKETLKPAAAHLATVTPLRPLPSAPTHHRDAPFAAELIGNQRLTQAVAGRYRSDKDVRHIELSLEGSGLHYQPGDALGLWPRNPAPLVEAVLQTLDLDGDAAVVHAGQELPLRQWLSEKRELTKLARPFVASHAAHARSDELNRLLAPDQSAALAELLAGSQVIDLLQRYDGHWSADELVAALRPLTPRLYSIASSQKLVGDEVHLTVAHLQYETAAGTRWGAASHQLASAAEGERLPVFVEHNERFRLPADGARDVIMIGPGTGVAPFRGFVQERAADGAGGRNWLLFGNPHFRTDFLYQTEWQAALKSGQLHRLDLAFSRDQSHKVYVQHRLRERSRELYDWLQNGAHLYVCGDATRMAKDVHAALLAAIAEHGGKSAEDAEDYLNQLQQQGRYARDVY encoded by the coding sequence CTGTCCGCTCCCGCCCTGCTCGCCACTCCGCTGCCCGCGGACCGGCTCGACTCGCTCGCCCGTCTCACCGACGGTTTGGACAAAGACAGCCTGTGGTGGCTGTCCGGCTATGCCGCCGGCCTGGCCCGCGCCGGCGGCGGCCTCGCCGCCGCGGCGCAGGCGCCGCTGGCCGAAACCCGCAGCGGCGAGCGCCTGAGCATCGTCTACGGCAGCCAGACCGGCAACGCCAAGCGTCTGGCCGAGCAGCTCGCCGGCCAGGCCGAGGCGGCCGGGCTCAACGTGCGCCTGCTGCGCGCCGACGCCTACCCGACCCGCGAACTCAAGAACGAGCGCCTGCTGTACCTCGTCGTCAGCACCCAGGGCGACGGCGATCCGCCCGACGACGCCCGCGGCCTGGTCGAGTTCATCGCCGGCAAGCGCGCGCCCGAACTCAAGCAGCTCGGCTACGCCGTGCTCGGCCTGGGCGATTCCAGCTATCCGCAGTTCTGCGCGATCGGGCTCAAGCTCGACGCGCGCCTGGCCGAACTCGGCGCCAACCGGCTGTTCGCCCGCGGCGACGCCGACCTGGACATCGAGACCGTGGCCGCGCCGTGGTTGCAGCAGGCCCTGGCCCAGGCCAAGGAAACCCTCAAGCCGGCCGCCGCGCACCTGGCCACTGTGACCCCGCTGCGGCCGCTGCCGAGCGCGCCGACGCACCATCGCGACGCGCCGTTCGCGGCCGAGCTGATCGGCAACCAGCGCCTGACCCAGGCGGTCGCCGGCCGCTACCGTTCCGACAAGGACGTGCGCCATATCGAACTGTCGCTGGAGGGCTCCGGCCTGCATTACCAGCCCGGCGACGCGCTCGGTCTGTGGCCGCGCAACCCGGCGCCGTTGGTCGAGGCGGTGCTGCAGACCCTCGACCTGGACGGCGACGCCGCGGTCGTCCACGCCGGCCAGGAACTGCCGCTGCGCCAGTGGCTGAGCGAGAAGCGCGAGCTGACCAAGCTGGCGCGGCCGTTCGTCGCCAGCCACGCCGCGCATGCGCGCAGCGACGAACTCAATCGCCTGCTCGCTCCCGACCAATCCGCCGCGCTGGCCGAATTGCTGGCGGGCAGCCAGGTGATCGACCTGCTGCAGCGCTACGACGGCCACTGGAGCGCCGACGAGTTGGTCGCCGCGCTGCGGCCGTTGACCCCGCGGCTGTACTCGATCGCCTCCAGCCAGAAGCTGGTCGGCGACGAAGTCCACCTCACTGTCGCTCACCTGCAGTACGAAACCGCCGCCGGCACCCGCTGGGGCGCGGCCTCGCACCAACTGGCCAGCGCCGCCGAGGGCGAGCGCCTGCCGGTGTTCGTCGAGCACAACGAGCGCTTCCGCCTGCCTGCCGACGGCGCGCGCGACGTGATCATGATCGGTCCCGGCACCGGCGTCGCCCCGTTCCGCGGCTTCGTCCAGGAACGCGCCGCCGACGGCGCCGGCGGCCGCAACTGGCTGCTGTTCGGCAATCCGCATTTCCGCACCGACTTCCTCTACCAGACCGAGTGGCAGGCGGCGCTGAAGTCGGGCCAACTGCACCGCCTGGACCTGGCCTTCTCGCGCGACCAGAGCCACAAGGTCTACGTCCAGCACCGCCTGCGCGAACGCAGCCGCGAACTTTACGACTGGCTGCAGAACGGCGCCCACCTGTACGTGTGCGGCGACGCCACGCGGATGGCCAAGGACGTGCACGCGGCGCTGCTGGCGGCGATCGCCGAGCACGGCGGCAAGAGCGCGGAAGACGCCGAAGACTATCTCAACCAATTGCAACAACAGGGCCGCTACGCCCGGGACGTGTACTGA
- the cysI gene encoding assimilatory sulfite reductase (NADPH) hemoprotein subunit, whose protein sequence is MSAHSVEDIKRASARLRGSLLESLANPVTGALADDDQTLIKYHGSYQQDDRDLREERRQARLEPAYSFMIRTRTPGGVVSPEQWLKLDAIATTYAERGLRVTTRQAFQFHGVIKTELKPTMQAINAALIDTLAACGDVNRNVAVAANPQLSASHAEVFAQAAALSEHLLPNTRAYYEIWLDEERVGGSGQEDEPIYGEVYLPRKFKIGFAIPPYNDVDVFAQDLGYIAVIENGRLQGYNVTVGGGMGATHGDPETYPRLGDVIGFVTPEQVIAVGVAVVTAQRDFGNRAVRKRARLKYTIDDRGLDWFKAEVERRAGFPLLPARPFAFRHNGDRFGWVEGDDGRGHLTLRIPAGRIVDGALDGRGEQVTHLSGLREIARLLLAHDGAQFRMTPNQNLVVAGVPSALRNEIDALVAAHGLDGYRAASALRRNAIACVALPTCALAMAEAERYLADFVTQVEALLDRHGIPQAAINLRISGCPNGCSRPYLGEIALVGKAPGRYNLMLGADHRGQRLNTLYRENIAEAEILAALDPLLAGYAREGGAGEGFGDYLVRSGAVAIPYPTPTGIPVALIAEAAA, encoded by the coding sequence ATGAGCGCGCACTCGGTCGAGGACATCAAGCGCGCCAGCGCGCGGCTGCGCGGCAGCCTGCTGGAAAGCCTGGCCAACCCGGTCACCGGCGCGCTCGCCGACGACGATCAGACCCTGATCAAGTACCACGGCAGCTACCAGCAGGACGATCGCGACCTGCGCGAGGAGCGCCGCCAGGCGCGCCTGGAACCGGCCTACAGCTTCATGATCCGCACCCGCACCCCGGGCGGCGTGGTCTCGCCGGAGCAGTGGCTCAAGCTCGACGCCATCGCCACCACCTACGCCGAGCGCGGCCTGCGCGTGACCACCCGCCAGGCGTTCCAGTTCCACGGCGTGATCAAGACCGAACTCAAGCCGACCATGCAGGCGATCAACGCCGCGCTGATCGACACCCTGGCCGCCTGCGGCGACGTCAACCGCAACGTCGCGGTGGCCGCCAACCCGCAGCTGTCGGCCAGCCACGCCGAGGTGTTCGCCCAGGCCGCGGCGCTGTCCGAACATCTGCTGCCGAACACTCGCGCCTACTACGAGATCTGGCTCGACGAAGAACGCGTCGGCGGCAGCGGCCAGGAGGACGAGCCGATCTACGGCGAGGTCTACCTGCCGCGCAAGTTCAAGATCGGCTTCGCGATTCCGCCCTACAACGACGTCGACGTGTTCGCCCAGGACCTGGGCTACATCGCGGTGATCGAGAACGGCCGGTTGCAGGGCTACAACGTCACCGTCGGCGGCGGCATGGGCGCCACCCACGGCGACCCGGAAACCTATCCGCGCCTGGGCGACGTGATCGGTTTCGTGACCCCCGAGCAGGTGATCGCGGTCGGCGTGGCGGTGGTCACCGCCCAGCGCGACTTCGGCAACCGCGCCGTGCGCAAGCGCGCGCGGTTGAAGTACACCATCGACGATCGCGGTCTGGACTGGTTCAAGGCGGAAGTCGAACGGCGCGCCGGTTTTCCTCTCCTTCCGGCGCGCCCGTTCGCCTTCCGCCATAACGGCGACCGCTTCGGCTGGGTCGAGGGCGACGACGGCCGCGGCCACCTGACCCTGCGCATCCCGGCCGGACGCATCGTCGACGGCGCGCTGGACGGGCGCGGCGAGCAGGTGACCCACCTCAGCGGCCTGCGCGAGATCGCGCGCCTGCTGCTGGCCCACGACGGCGCGCAGTTCCGCATGACCCCGAACCAGAACCTGGTGGTCGCCGGGGTGCCGTCGGCGCTGCGCAACGAGATCGACGCGCTGGTCGCCGCGCACGGCCTGGACGGCTACCGCGCCGCCAGCGCCCTGCGCCGCAACGCCATCGCCTGCGTGGCGCTGCCGACCTGCGCCCTGGCGATGGCCGAGGCCGAACGCTACCTGGCGGACTTCGTGACCCAGGTCGAGGCCTTGCTCGATCGCCACGGCATTCCCCAGGCCGCGATCAACCTGCGCATCAGCGGCTGCCCGAACGGTTGCTCGCGTCCCTACCTGGGCGAGATCGCCCTGGTCGGCAAGGCGCCCGGCCGCTACAACCTGATGCTCGGCGCCGACCATCGCGGCCAGCGCTTGAACACCCTGTACCGCGAAAACATCGCCGAGGCCGAGATCCTCGCCGCACTGGATCCGCTGCTGGCCGGCTACGCCCGCGAAGGCGGCGCCGGCGAAGGCTTCGGCGACTATCTGGTGCGCAGCGGCGCGGTCGCGATTCCCTATCCCACACCCACCGGCATTCCCGTCGCCCTGATTGCAGAGGCCGCCGCATGA
- a CDS encoding phosphoadenylyl-sulfate reductase, whose protein sequence is MSAPIDPVTAAESPRALAELNAWLGSRSAEQRVAWALENTAGEHALSSSFGAQSAVSLHMVTRQAPDIPVIVVDTGYLFPETYRFIDELGERLRLNLKVYRPQIGVAWMEARFGRLWEQGVEGIERYNRMRKVEPMQRALSELGVRTWIAGLRRSQSGSRAGIEFLQLRDGRWKLHPLADWSDRDIWDYLHAHELPYHPLWHQGYVSIGDIHTTRPLEPGMREEDTRFFGLKRECGLHFDSEPAEPQAA, encoded by the coding sequence ATGAGCGCTCCAATCGATCCCGTCACCGCCGCCGAATCGCCGCGCGCGTTGGCCGAACTCAACGCCTGGCTGGGCAGCCGCAGCGCCGAGCAGCGCGTCGCCTGGGCGTTGGAGAACACCGCCGGCGAACATGCGCTGTCGTCGAGCTTCGGCGCGCAGTCGGCGGTGTCGCTGCACATGGTCACCCGGCAGGCGCCGGACATCCCGGTGATCGTGGTCGACACCGGCTACCTGTTCCCGGAAACCTACCGCTTCATCGACGAACTCGGCGAGCGCCTGCGGCTCAACCTCAAGGTCTACCGGCCGCAGATCGGCGTGGCCTGGATGGAGGCACGCTTCGGCCGGTTGTGGGAACAGGGCGTGGAGGGAATCGAGCGCTACAACCGCATGCGCAAGGTCGAGCCGATGCAGCGCGCGCTGTCCGAACTGGGCGTGCGCACCTGGATCGCCGGCCTGCGCCGCAGCCAGTCCGGCAGCCGCGCCGGGATCGAGTTCCTGCAGTTGCGCGACGGCCGCTGGAAGCTGCATCCGCTGGCCGACTGGAGCGACCGCGACATCTGGGATTACCTGCACGCGCACGAGTTGCCTTACCACCCGCTGTGGCACCAGGGCTACGTCTCGATCGGCGACATCCACACCACCCGGCCGCTGGAGCCGGGGATGCGCGAAGAAGACACCCGCTTCTTCGGCCTCAAGCGCGAGTGCGGCCTGCATTTCGACAGCGAGCCGGCGGAGCCGCAGGCGGCCTGA
- a CDS encoding LysR family transcriptional regulator, producing MTLTQLRYLVAIADSGLNITLAAERVHATQPGLSKQLKQLEDELGFLLFVRKGRSLEAIAPAGERVLEHARRILEEAANIRAYAANERGQHAGRLVLSTTHTQARFVLPPVIAQVKRNFPQVSVHLQAASDGEVLSNLSHGNADLAVISTAGAAPEGGLAVPLFRWRRVVLVPRAHGLAKLGRPPTLAELAAEPLISYESSTRPESSLRRAFVAGGHEPLLAMTARDADLIKTYVRAGLGVGLLAEMAVTARDEDLRALAAPDALPECVTWAVIPRARVLRDYALELIHGLAPQVDRRDLRRVLEGNLEPQWPVAPTWTELTQSIGT from the coding sequence ATGACCCTGACCCAACTGCGCTATCTGGTCGCGATCGCCGATTCGGGCTTGAACATCACCCTGGCTGCCGAACGCGTCCACGCGACCCAGCCCGGTTTGTCCAAGCAGCTCAAGCAGCTCGAGGACGAGCTGGGTTTCCTGTTGTTCGTGCGCAAGGGCCGCAGCCTGGAGGCGATCGCCCCGGCCGGCGAGCGGGTGCTGGAGCACGCCCGGCGGATCCTGGAAGAAGCCGCCAACATCCGCGCCTACGCGGCCAACGAGCGCGGCCAGCACGCCGGCCGGCTGGTGCTGTCGACCACCCACACCCAGGCGCGCTTCGTGCTGCCGCCGGTGATCGCCCAGGTCAAGCGCAACTTTCCCCAGGTCAGCGTGCACCTGCAGGCGGCCTCGGACGGCGAAGTGCTGTCGAACCTGTCGCACGGCAACGCCGATCTGGCGGTGATCAGCACCGCCGGCGCCGCGCCCGAGGGCGGGCTGGCGGTGCCGCTGTTCCGCTGGCGCCGGGTGGTGCTGGTGCCGCGCGCGCACGGCCTGGCCAAGCTAGGGCGGCCTCCGACCCTGGCCGAGCTCGCGGCCGAGCCGCTGATCAGCTACGAATCCTCGACCCGGCCGGAGTCGTCGCTGCGCCGCGCCTTCGTCGCCGGCGGACACGAACCGCTGCTGGCGATGACCGCGCGCGACGCGGATCTGATCAAGACCTATGTGCGCGCCGGCCTCGGCGTCGGCCTGCTGGCGGAAATGGCGGTCACCGCGCGCGACGAAGACCTGCGCGCGCTGGCCGCGCCGGATGCGCTGCCCGAGTGCGTGACCTGGGCGGTGATCCCGCGCGCGCGGGTGTTGCGCGACTACGCGCTGGAGCTGATCCACGGCCTGGCGCCGCAGGTCGACCGCCGCGATCTGCGCCGGGTGCTGGAAGGGAATCTGGAACCGCAGTGGCCGGTGGCGCCGACCTGGACTGAGCTGACCCAGTCGATCGGGACTTGA
- the cysG gene encoding siroheme synthase CysG, protein MTRALFPLFADLNGREVLVVGGGAVALRKAGALLEAGARVRLGAPELIPALAAWAAEGRIEHRPGRFVDEWLDGVWLAIAATDDAAVNRAVAEAGAARRIWVNVVDDVEASSFHVPARVERGPVQIAISSGGGAPMLARHLRETLETRYDESLGALAELLAAQRERIRARLPELGARRRFFDRLLAGPLQALLRQGRQAEAQQAFDAALADDAGRGEGRGSVALVGAGPGDPGLLTLRGLRVLNEADVILHDRLVSAEVLKLARRDAELIDVGKQAACAAIELTHPTDHQSTQQRIHALMLEHARAGKRVVRLKGGDPFVFGRGGEELEALREHGIDFEVVPGVTAALACAAYAGIPLTHREHAQSLRLVTAHLKDSAEPLDWRALALERQTLAVYMGVSGLDVLRDKLIEHGRAADTPFALIENGSRPNQRVVAGTLANLAERAAQHQVRSPALLIIGEVAALSERLHWFGRAPLGDGATEPAGANYAAAA, encoded by the coding sequence ATGACCCGCGCTCTGTTTCCCCTGTTCGCCGATCTGAACGGACGCGAGGTACTCGTGGTCGGCGGCGGCGCAGTGGCGCTGCGCAAGGCCGGCGCCCTGCTCGAGGCCGGCGCGCGGGTCCGCCTGGGCGCTCCCGAACTGATCCCGGCCCTGGCCGCCTGGGCCGCCGAGGGCCGCATCGAACACCGCCCCGGCCGCTTCGTCGACGAGTGGCTGGACGGGGTGTGGCTGGCGATCGCCGCTACCGACGACGCCGCGGTCAACCGCGCCGTGGCCGAGGCCGGCGCAGCGCGGCGGATCTGGGTCAACGTGGTCGACGACGTCGAGGCCTCCAGCTTCCACGTGCCGGCGCGGGTCGAACGCGGCCCGGTGCAGATCGCCATCTCCAGCGGCGGCGGCGCGCCGATGCTCGCCCGCCACCTGCGCGAAACCCTGGAAACCCGCTACGACGAATCGCTGGGCGCGCTGGCAGAACTGCTCGCCGCGCAGCGCGAACGCATCCGCGCGCGCCTGCCCGAACTCGGCGCGCGCCGTCGCTTCTTCGACCGCCTGCTCGCCGGGCCGCTGCAGGCGCTGCTGCGCCAGGGCCGCCAGGCCGAAGCGCAGCAGGCCTTCGACGCCGCGCTGGCCGACGACGCCGGGCGCGGCGAAGGCCGCGGCTCGGTCGCCCTGGTCGGCGCCGGTCCCGGCGATCCCGGCCTGCTGACCCTGCGCGGCCTGCGCGTGCTCAACGAGGCCGACGTGATCCTGCACGACCGCCTGGTCAGCGCCGAGGTGCTCAAGCTCGCGCGCCGCGACGCCGAACTGATCGACGTCGGCAAGCAGGCCGCTTGCGCCGCGATCGAACTCACCCACCCCACCGATCACCAGTCCACCCAGCAGCGCATCCACGCGCTGATGCTCGAGCACGCCCGCGCCGGCAAGCGCGTGGTCCGGCTCAAGGGCGGCGATCCGTTCGTGTTCGGCCGCGGCGGCGAAGAACTGGAAGCGCTGCGCGAACACGGCATCGATTTCGAAGTCGTGCCCGGCGTCACCGCGGCCCTGGCCTGCGCCGCCTATGCCGGCATTCCGCTGACCCATCGCGAACACGCGCAGTCGCTACGCCTGGTCACCGCTCACCTCAAGGACTCGGCCGAACCGCTGGACTGGCGCGCGCTGGCGCTGGAACGGCAGACCCTGGCGGTGTACATGGGCGTGTCCGGCCTCGACGTGCTGCGCGACAAGCTGATCGAACACGGCCGCGCCGCCGACACGCCGTTCGCGCTGATCGAAAACGGCTCGCGCCCGAACCAGCGCGTGGTCGCCGGCACCCTGGCCAACCTCGCCGAGCGCGCCGCGCAGCACCAGGTGCGCTCGCCGGCGCTGCTGATCATCGGCGAAGTCGCCGCCCTGTCCGAACGCCTGCACTGGTTCGGCCGCGCCCCGCTAGGCGACGGCGCCACGGAGCCGGCAGGCGCGAACTACGCCGCGGCCGCCTGA